A portion of the Rhodopseudomonas sp. BAL398 genome contains these proteins:
- a CDS encoding DUF2493 domain-containing protein, translated as MTLDDDTFEPHHESSPTEHALNELQLHGYRHDGHGPDPRLVPEDNVIAGAVSDIFDALIATMADTALDGELDDLLWSTVNMFHRAADRVERKLDDNEQAQKRGQREQDGSEIKAVELERLIETGQGLIERRDSLEVFRDSAAEHYLRTTGSSWSPRTGSQVNHRALTSAMIDSRDFIAERKRANREVLLPAGPKVAVSGGADYNDHKLIWAKLDQVHAKHPDMVLMHGKSPKGAEKIAARWADHRNVAQIGFAPDWTKHGRAAPFKRNDQMLDVLPIGVMVFPGTGIQENLADKARKLGIPVWRFV; from the coding sequence ATGACACTCGACGACGACACCTTCGAACCCCATCACGAATCCTCGCCGACCGAGCACGCACTGAACGAACTGCAACTCCATGGCTACCGCCATGACGGGCACGGCCCGGATCCACGCCTCGTCCCGGAGGACAACGTCATCGCAGGCGCAGTGTCCGACATCTTCGACGCCCTGATCGCCACCATGGCGGATACCGCTCTCGATGGTGAACTCGACGATCTGCTCTGGTCGACCGTCAACATGTTCCACCGCGCCGCCGACCGGGTCGAACGCAAGCTCGACGATAACGAGCAGGCCCAGAAGCGCGGTCAGCGCGAACAGGACGGTTCCGAAATCAAGGCGGTCGAGCTCGAACGGCTCATCGAGACCGGACAAGGCCTCATCGAACGCCGCGACAGCCTGGAAGTCTTCCGCGACAGCGCCGCCGAGCATTATCTGCGCACCACCGGCTCCTCCTGGTCGCCGCGCACCGGCTCGCAGGTCAATCACCGCGCGCTGACATCGGCGATGATCGACAGCCGGGACTTCATCGCCGAGCGCAAGCGCGCCAACCGCGAAGTGCTGTTGCCGGCCGGTCCGAAGGTCGCGGTCTCCGGTGGCGCCGACTACAACGATCACAAGTTGATCTGGGCCAAGCTCGACCAAGTGCATGCCAAGCATCCGGACATGGTGCTGATGCACGGCAAATCGCCCAAAGGCGCTGAAAAGATCGCCGCTCGCTGGGCAGATCACCGCAACGTCGCGCAGATCGGGTTTGCGCCGGACTGGACCAAGCATGGGCGCGCGGCACCCTTCAAGCGCAATGACCAAATGCTCGATGTCCTGCCGATCGGGGTCATGGTCTTCCCCGGCACCGGTATTCAGGAGAACCTCGCCGACAAGGCGAGGAAGCTCGGCATCCCGGTGTGGCGGTTCGTATGA